Within Dysgonomonas sp. HDW5A, the genomic segment CCGGTATTATCTTTCTGATCTTGGCGATGTTTACTATTTCGAGTTTCGGATCAGAAGTGAAGATGGGTACCGGACGACAGTTTCTTGATTTAGCCGGAGGCTCTACGGTGAAAGCTGTTTTTGGGAAAATATTACCTTACACGATTCTGTTTTTTATATTGTCCCTCTTTTTCATGTCGATACTTTACAAATACAATAATTTTCCGTTAAACTCAGGTTTCTTTCCTATGTGTTTTGCTTACCTGTGTCTGATATTATCGGCTCAGGGATTTGGATTGATGCTGCTGGCTGTTTTCGGAAATTACCGCCTGTCGTTGAGTGCTGCCAGTTTGCTGGGGATGATTTCGTTTTCGATAACAGGATTCTCCTTCCCGTCGATAGCGATGAGTCCGGTTCTTTATGGACTAAGCTTTTTGTTTCCGCTCCGCCATTTTTTCTTGATCTATATCGATCAGGCACTTAATGGAATAGCATGGCAATATTCGGCTTACCACTATGCCGCTCTACTTGGATTTTTCCTTTTAGGATTAATATGTATGGGGCGGATTAGAAACTTTATGTACGAAAATGTATACGAAGAATGAAAAAACTACTGCTTGATATATATTATGTGTGGCTA encodes:
- a CDS encoding ABC transporter permease; this translates as MASEKGMWVVFIREWKRILSSKICIWGMIIAPLLTFGLLMYMMNAGLPTQIPIAVVDLDNSATSRSLVRQLDAFAKTDIKFKSLSFKEARTEMQRGQVYGIFTIPRNFAKDAVSGNRPKIVFYTNNAFLISGSLLFQDMKTISVLASASVGLRMGEAKGYTQGQLMPILQPISIEAHPIGNPSLNYSVYLNNVLTPGIIFLILAMFTISSFGSEVKMGTGRQFLDLAGGSTVKAVFGKILPYTILFFILSLFFMSILYKYNNFPLNSGFFPMCFAYLCLILSAQGFGLMLLAVFGNYRLSLSAASLLGMISFSITGFSFPSIAMSPVLYGLSFLFPLRHFFLIYIDQALNGIAWQYSAYHYAALLGFFLLGLICMGRIRNFMYENVYEE